A genomic stretch from Enterobacter oligotrophicus includes:
- a CDS encoding sulfatase-like hydrolase/transferase: MFKTSAPFSFSPRRNLLRTVGLTLAFLLLFSLSEIIILLKDHVYQPKAGDISLYLIISLLAAASARFFLTRLLLAVTFIVQISEAVYYQFYGQFYGPSEVWLAFVETKDIASGITDSLGSLGIYFAIMIVAVVFALVFTRRLAPQWHKWLAIPCLLAIVVMFVGQFYKAIDGQMYKFNPDLRHSLLRNGLSAMSFSAIRLIPEAISGENQNLTHYEPYQVKPIEGTQAGKYSIILAIGESLNPHHVSALGYERDTTPELNALLQEYQGTGRLIVSNAVSTRVAIPMLVNNLREPDNYGAYKSKSTNIFANAKKQGYQTAFISAQGLEGLSNWIGIHDIDLWEDTQIRPAPEVGADVVLTPSVEKATLDWNKPFLMVLNSRAPHIPYERNIPQGFAKFSTPRLSDDVAQKKNEYDDAVRLYDKELASAIRTAMAKSRLPVLVFITSDHGERVGDNGLFGHSVVEMPIAQVPFLYFSNDPAYTMKAISPQIPLNHYQVATLINKMLGYDVSNPNQKDDSFFITGGDIRGLSERVTYHLNALPEAER, encoded by the coding sequence ATGTTCAAGACATCTGCACCATTCTCATTTTCCCCGCGTCGCAATTTACTGCGCACCGTGGGGCTGACGCTGGCGTTCCTGCTGCTGTTTTCGCTATCCGAAATCATCATTCTGCTGAAAGACCACGTCTACCAGCCGAAAGCCGGGGATATCTCGCTGTATCTGATCATCTCCCTGCTGGCCGCGGCCAGCGCCCGCTTCTTCCTGACCCGTTTGCTCCTGGCCGTGACGTTCATCGTTCAGATTTCTGAAGCGGTCTACTACCAGTTTTACGGTCAGTTTTATGGCCCGAGTGAAGTCTGGCTGGCATTTGTCGAAACGAAAGACATTGCCAGCGGCATCACCGATAGCCTGGGATCGCTGGGCATCTATTTCGCCATTATGATTGTGGCTGTCGTGTTTGCGCTGGTCTTTACCCGTCGTCTGGCACCGCAATGGCATAAATGGCTGGCGATACCGTGCCTGCTGGCCATCGTGGTGATGTTTGTCGGCCAGTTTTATAAAGCCATCGACGGGCAAATGTACAAATTCAACCCGGATCTGCGCCACTCGCTGCTGCGTAATGGTCTGTCCGCGATGAGTTTTAGCGCCATTCGCCTCATCCCGGAGGCGATATCCGGTGAGAACCAAAATCTGACCCACTACGAGCCTTATCAGGTCAAACCGATCGAGGGAACTCAGGCGGGCAAATATTCCATTATTCTGGCGATTGGTGAGAGCCTTAACCCGCACCACGTCAGCGCACTGGGTTACGAACGTGATACCACACCTGAACTGAACGCGTTGCTGCAGGAGTATCAGGGCACTGGCCGCCTGATTGTCTCCAACGCAGTGTCTACCCGCGTGGCGATTCCGATGCTGGTGAATAATCTGCGCGAGCCGGATAACTACGGTGCTTACAAATCAAAATCCACCAATATCTTCGCCAATGCGAAGAAGCAGGGTTATCAGACCGCCTTTATCTCCGCTCAGGGGCTGGAGGGGCTGAGCAACTGGATTGGTATCCATGACATCGATCTGTGGGAAGATACGCAGATCCGTCCGGCACCAGAAGTGGGCGCTGACGTTGTGCTGACGCCATCCGTAGAAAAAGCCACGCTGGACTGGAACAAACCGTTCCTGATGGTGCTGAACAGCCGCGCGCCACATATCCCATACGAGCGTAATATCCCGCAGGGCTTTGCCAAATTCTCTACGCCGCGCCTGAGCGATGACGTAGCGCAGAAGAAGAATGAGTATGACGATGCGGTCCGCCTGTACGACAAAGAGCTGGCATCCGCTATCCGCACGGCGATGGCAAAATCCAGACTGCCGGTGCTGGTGTTTATCACTTCAGACCACGGCGAACGCGTAGGTGATAATGGCCTGTTCGGTCACTCCGTGGTGGAAATGCCGATTGCCCAGGTGCCGTTCCTGTACTTCAGTAACGACCCGGCGTACACCATGAAGGCCATTAGCCCGCAGATACCGCTCAACCATTATCAGGTCGCGACGCTAATCAACAAAATGCTGGGCTATGACGTCAGCAATCCTAACCAGAAAGATGACAGCTTCTTCATTACGGGCGGCGATATCCGCGGCCTTTCAGAGCGCGTCACCTACCATCTGAATGCGCTTCCCGAAGCGGAACGTTAA
- the waaA gene encoding lipid IV(A) 3-deoxy-D-manno-octulosonic acid transferase has translation MELLYTALLYIIQPLVWLRLLLRSRKAPAYRKRWAERYGYCRNKVAPDGILLHSVSVGETLAAIPLVRALRHRYPSLPITVTTMTPTGSERVMSAFGKDVHHVYLPYDLPCAMNRFLNTVRPKLVIVMETELWPNMISALHARKIPLVIANARLSERSAKGYGKLGKFMRRLLSQITLIAAQNEEDAARFVSLGLKRNQLAVTGSLKFDISVTPELAARAVTLRRQWAPRRQVWIATSTHDGEEEIILQAHRKLLETFPDLLLILVPRHPERFKDAREMVQKGGFSFTLRSSGEIPSGSTQVVIGDTMGELMLLYGIADLAFVGGSLVERGGHNPLEPAAHAIPVLMGPHTFNFKDICAKLQQADGLITVTDADSVVKEVSTLLTDEDYRLWYGRHAVEVLHQNQGALTRLLQLLQPYLPQRSH, from the coding sequence TTGGAATTGTTGTATACCGCCCTGCTCTACATCATTCAGCCACTGGTGTGGCTGCGACTGTTGCTTCGTAGCCGTAAAGCGCCTGCGTACCGTAAACGCTGGGCTGAACGCTATGGCTACTGCCGTAATAAAGTCGCACCGGACGGTATTTTGCTGCATTCCGTTTCTGTTGGTGAAACGCTGGCGGCGATCCCGCTGGTTCGCGCGCTGCGCCACCGCTATCCATCTTTGCCGATTACCGTCACCACCATGACGCCAACCGGCTCTGAGCGCGTTATGTCCGCGTTCGGTAAAGATGTGCATCACGTTTATCTGCCTTACGATCTTCCCTGCGCCATGAACCGTTTCCTGAATACCGTTCGCCCAAAACTGGTGATCGTGATGGAGACCGAACTGTGGCCGAATATGATTTCCGCCCTGCATGCCCGAAAAATCCCGCTGGTGATTGCCAACGCCCGCCTGTCCGAGCGCTCGGCGAAAGGCTACGGCAAGCTGGGTAAATTTATGCGCCGTCTGCTCAGCCAGATCACGCTGATTGCCGCGCAGAATGAAGAAGATGCAGCGCGCTTTGTCTCGCTGGGCCTGAAGCGAAACCAGCTTGCAGTGACGGGAAGCCTGAAGTTTGATATCTCCGTTACGCCTGAACTCGCCGCCCGCGCGGTAACGCTGCGTCGCCAGTGGGCACCCCGCCGTCAGGTCTGGATTGCGACCAGCACCCATGACGGTGAAGAAGAGATCATCCTGCAGGCTCACCGTAAGCTGCTGGAGACATTCCCGGATTTACTGCTGATCCTGGTTCCCCGCCATCCGGAGCGTTTTAAAGATGCCCGCGAAATGGTGCAGAAAGGCGGTTTTAGCTTCACCCTGCGCAGCAGCGGTGAGATCCCTTCCGGCAGCACCCAGGTGGTGATTGGCGATACGATGGGCGAGCTAATGCTGTTGTACGGGATTGCCGACCTGGCCTTTGTCGGCGGTAGCCTGGTGGAGCGCGGCGGCCATAACCCGCTGGAGCCAGCCGCCCATGCCATTCCGGTCTTAATGGGTCCACACACGTTTAACTTCAAAGATATCTGCGCTAAATTGCAGCAAGCCGACGGTTTAATTACCGTGACCGACGCGGACTCCGTGGTGAAAGAGGTATCAACCCTCCTGACCGACGAAGATTACCGTCTGTGGTATGGTCGCCATGCCGTCGAAGTGCTGCATCAGAACCAGGGCGCACTGACCCGTCTGCTGCAACTTCTGCAACCTTATCTGCCTCAGCGGAGCCACTAA
- a CDS encoding glycosyltransferase family 2 protein, whose translation MSTRLSVVMIAKNAADLLPDCLASVAWADEIVLLDSGSTDNTLDVARAAGAKVYTDTDWQGYGVQRQRAQRYATGDYVLMIDTDERITPELQHAIQTVLAAPQPGAVYSIARRNYFLGRFMRHSGWYPDRVMRLYERERYQYNDNLVHESLACDNAQVLPLTGDLLHLTCRDFASFQRKQLNYATAWAQERHQRGKKATLAGIFTHTLGAFLKTLLLRGGVLDGKQGWLLAVVNAQYTFNKYTELWALCRGYSEKT comes from the coding sequence ATGTCAACGCGTCTGTCGGTCGTGATGATCGCCAAAAACGCCGCCGACCTGCTTCCGGATTGCCTGGCTTCTGTCGCCTGGGCTGACGAAATTGTCCTGCTTGATTCCGGCAGTACGGACAACACCCTGGACGTTGCCCGTGCAGCAGGCGCAAAGGTTTATACCGATACCGACTGGCAGGGTTATGGCGTCCAGCGCCAGCGCGCGCAACGCTATGCCACCGGTGATTACGTGCTGATGATCGACACTGACGAGCGCATCACGCCGGAACTCCAGCACGCCATTCAGACCGTGCTCGCCGCACCTCAGCCCGGCGCGGTCTACAGCATTGCGCGCCGTAATTACTTCCTCGGCCGTTTTATGCGCCACAGCGGCTGGTATCCTGACCGCGTAATGCGTCTGTATGAGCGCGAGCGCTATCAGTACAACGACAATCTGGTCCATGAGTCGCTGGCCTGCGATAACGCTCAGGTGCTCCCCCTGACGGGCGATCTGCTGCACCTGACCTGCCGCGATTTCGCCAGCTTCCAGCGTAAACAGCTCAACTATGCCACCGCATGGGCGCAGGAACGCCACCAGCGCGGCAAGAAGGCTACGCTGGCCGGTATTTTCACCCACACACTGGGGGCGTTTCTGAAAACGTTGCTGCTGCGTGGTGGCGTGCTGGACGGTAAACAGGGCTGGTTACTGGCGGTGGTGAATGCCCAGTATACTTTCAACAAATACACCGAGCTGTGGGCGCTCTGCCGCGGCTACTCAGAGAAAACGTGA
- the coaD gene encoding pantetheine-phosphate adenylyltransferase gives MSTKAIYPGTFDPITNGHLDIITRAACMFDKVILAIAASPSKKPMFDLNERVQLATDAIAHLPNVEVMGFSDLMANFARAQQANILIRGLRAVADFEYEMQLAHMNRHLMPELESVFLMPSKEWSFISSTLVKEVARHHGDVTHFLPVNVHQALMEKLK, from the coding sequence ATGAGCACAAAAGCGATTTATCCGGGTACATTCGATCCGATCACCAACGGTCATCTTGATATCATCACGCGGGCGGCGTGCATGTTCGACAAGGTGATCCTGGCGATTGCCGCCAGCCCCAGTAAGAAGCCGATGTTCGATCTTAATGAGCGCGTTCAGCTTGCCACCGACGCCATTGCGCATCTGCCGAACGTTGAGGTGATGGGGTTCAGCGACCTGATGGCTAATTTTGCCCGCGCTCAGCAGGCCAATATCCTGATCCGCGGTTTGCGTGCCGTTGCTGACTTCGAGTATGAGATGCAGCTGGCGCACATGAACCGCCATCTGATGCCGGAGCTGGAGAGCGTTTTCCTGATGCCGTCAAAAGAGTGGTCGTTTATCTCCTCAACGCTGGTGAAAGAGGTGGCGCGTCATCACGGGGACGTCACCCATTTCCTGCCGGTGAACGTTCACCAGGCGTTGATGGAAAAGTTGAAGTAG
- the mutM gene encoding bifunctional DNA-formamidopyrimidine glycosylase/DNA-(apurinic or apyrimidinic site) lyase, whose protein sequence is MPELPEVETSRRGIEPHLVGATILHAVVRNGRLRWPVSDEIHALSDKPVLSVQRRAKYLLLELPDGWIIIHLGMSGSLRILTEELPAEKHDHVDLVMSNGKVLRYTDPRRFGAWLWTKELEGHNVLAHLGPEPLSDAFNAEYLKEKCAKKKSPIKPWLMDNKLVVGVGNIYASESLFAAGVHPDRLASSLSAQECALLVRVIKAVLLRSIEQGGTTLKDFLQSDGKPGYFAQELQVYGRKGEPCRVCGTPIIATKHAQRATFYCRQCQK, encoded by the coding sequence ATGCCTGAATTACCTGAGGTAGAAACCAGCCGCCGCGGCATTGAGCCCCATCTGGTCGGCGCGACGATTCTCCACGCAGTCGTTCGTAATGGGCGTCTCCGCTGGCCGGTGTCCGATGAGATCCATGCGCTCAGCGACAAACCGGTGCTCAGCGTGCAGCGCCGTGCTAAATATCTGCTGCTGGAACTGCCCGACGGCTGGATCATCATTCACCTGGGGATGTCCGGGAGCCTGCGCATCCTTACCGAAGAACTGCCTGCTGAAAAGCACGACCATGTTGACCTGGTGATGAGCAATGGCAAAGTGCTGCGCTACACCGATCCACGACGCTTTGGTGCATGGTTGTGGACCAAAGAGCTGGAAGGACACAACGTGCTGGCGCATCTCGGGCCTGAGCCGCTCTCCGATGCCTTTAACGCGGAATACCTGAAAGAGAAGTGCGCGAAGAAGAAAAGCCCGATCAAACCCTGGCTAATGGATAACAAGCTGGTGGTGGGTGTCGGGAACATCTATGCCAGTGAATCGCTGTTTGCTGCCGGGGTCCATCCCGATCGGCTGGCATCGTCATTGTCAGCACAAGAGTGCGCGCTGCTGGTCAGGGTGATTAAAGCGGTACTGCTGCGATCCATTGAGCAGGGCGGCACCACGCTGAAAGATTTCCTGCAAAGCGACGGTAAGCCGGGTTATTTTGCTCAGGAGCTGCAGGTGTATGGTCGCAAAGGTGAGCCGTGCAGAGTGTGTGGTACGCCGATTATTGCAACGAAGCACGCTCAGCGTGCCACATTCTATTGCCGTCAGTGCCAGAAATAG
- the rpmG gene encoding 50S ribosomal protein L33 has product MAKGIREKIKLVSSAGTGHFYTTTKNKRTKPEKLELKKFDPVVRQHVLYKEAKIK; this is encoded by the coding sequence ATGGCTAAAGGTATTCGCGAGAAAATCAAGCTGGTTTCTTCTGCTGGTACAGGTCACTTCTACACCACCACGAAGAACAAACGTACTAAGCCGGAAAAACTGGAACTGAAAAAATTCGATCCAGTTGTACGCCAGCACGTACTGTACAAAGAAGCTAAAATCAAATAA
- the rpmB gene encoding 50S ribosomal protein L28, with translation MSRVCQVTGKRPVTGNNRSHALNATKRRFLPNLHSHRFWVESEKRFVTLRVSAKGMRVIDKKGIDTVLSELRARGEKY, from the coding sequence ATGTCCCGAGTCTGCCAAGTTACTGGCAAGCGTCCGGTGACCGGTAACAACCGTTCCCACGCACTGAACGCGACTAAACGCCGTTTCCTGCCGAACCTGCACTCTCACCGTTTTTGGGTTGAGAGCGAGAAGCGTTTTGTCACCCTGCGTGTATCTGCTAAAGGTATGCGTGTAATTGATAAGAAAGGCATCGATACAGTTCTGTCCGAACTGCGTGCCCGTGGCGAAAAGTACTAA
- the radC gene encoding RadC family protein, whose product MEEATQMLPREKMLQFGITSLNDDELLALFLRTGTTGKTVFTLARELIQHFGSLYGLLTADLAEFKHVEGIGVAKYAQLRGIAELARRFYNVRMLEGDTLLTPEMTREFLQSQLADAEREIFMAIFLDNKNRVLKHCCLFSGTLSHVEVHPREIVREAIKVNAAGVILAHNHPSGCAEPSRADKEITKRIIKCCQFMDIRVLDHLIIGRGEYISFAEHGWI is encoded by the coding sequence ATGGAAGAGGCAACACAGATGTTACCGCGCGAAAAAATGCTGCAGTTTGGCATCACGTCGTTAAACGACGACGAGCTGCTGGCGCTTTTTTTGCGTACCGGAACAACAGGGAAAACGGTGTTTACGCTGGCGCGTGAGCTGATACAACATTTTGGCTCGCTATATGGTTTGTTGACCGCAGATCTGGCTGAGTTCAAGCACGTAGAGGGCATTGGCGTGGCGAAGTATGCGCAACTGAGGGGCATCGCCGAGCTTGCCCGACGTTTTTATAACGTCCGTATGCTGGAGGGGGACACGTTACTCACACCTGAAATGACGCGAGAATTTCTGCAAAGCCAGCTGGCAGATGCGGAGCGGGAGATCTTTATGGCGATCTTTCTTGATAACAAAAACCGGGTGCTCAAGCATTGCTGCCTGTTTTCGGGGACATTAAGCCATGTGGAGGTCCATCCGCGTGAAATTGTGCGGGAAGCGATAAAAGTGAATGCAGCCGGCGTGATCCTCGCGCATAATCACCCCTCTGGCTGTGCAGAACCGAGCAGAGCTGATAAAGAAATCACCAAACGTATTATCAAATGCTGTCAATTCATGGACATTCGTGTACTGGACCATCTGATAATTGGCCGCGGAGAGTATATTTCTTTTGCAGAACATGGTTGGATTTAG
- the coaBC gene encoding bifunctional phosphopantothenoylcysteine decarboxylase/phosphopantothenate--cysteine ligase CoaBC produces the protein MSLAGKKIVLGVSGGIAAYKTPDLVRRMRERGADVRVAITEGGKAFITPLSLQAVSGYPVSDSLLDPAAEAAMGHIELGKWADLVILAPATADLIARVAAGMANDLVSTICLATPAPVAVVPAMNQQMYRNAATQHNLETLASRGLLIWGPDSGSQACGDVGPGRMLDPLTIVDMAATHFSPVNDLQHLNIMITAGPTREPLDPVRYITNHSSGKMGFAIAAAAAKRGANVTLVSGPVSLSTPPFVQRINVTTALEMEAAVQVHAQSQQIFIGCAAVADYRAETISDAKIKKQGDELTLKMVKNPDIVAGVAALKSHRPYVVGFAAETNNVEEYARQKRTRKNLDLICANDVSLATQGFNSDSNALHLFWQDGDKVLPLARKELLGQQLLDEIVTRYDEKNRR, from the coding sequence ATGAGCCTGGCCGGTAAAAAAATCGTTCTTGGCGTGAGCGGCGGTATTGCTGCCTATAAAACGCCAGATCTGGTGCGTCGTATGCGCGAGCGTGGGGCCGACGTGCGGGTCGCGATAACCGAAGGCGGTAAAGCCTTTATCACCCCGCTGAGTCTGCAGGCCGTTTCGGGATACCCGGTGTCTGACAGCCTGCTTGACCCGGCCGCTGAAGCCGCGATGGGCCATATTGAGCTTGGGAAATGGGCAGATCTGGTTATCCTCGCCCCCGCCACGGCAGATTTAATTGCCCGCGTGGCGGCCGGGATGGCGAACGATCTGGTCTCGACGATTTGCCTGGCTACGCCTGCCCCCGTTGCCGTCGTGCCCGCCATGAACCAGCAGATGTACCGCAACGCCGCCACTCAGCATAATCTGGAGACGCTGGCCTCGCGTGGCCTGCTGATCTGGGGGCCGGACAGCGGCAGCCAGGCGTGTGGAGATGTTGGACCTGGCCGTATGCTTGACCCGTTGACGATCGTTGATATGGCCGCGACCCATTTTTCGCCTGTCAACGATCTGCAACATCTCAATATCATGATTACCGCGGGCCCCACGCGCGAGCCGCTGGACCCGGTGCGGTACATCACCAACCACAGCTCCGGCAAAATGGGCTTTGCCATTGCTGCTGCTGCGGCAAAACGTGGCGCGAACGTCACGCTGGTGAGCGGCCCGGTTTCGTTGTCTACGCCACCGTTTGTGCAGCGCATTAATGTCACCACCGCGCTGGAGATGGAAGCCGCTGTGCAGGTTCATGCGCAAAGCCAGCAGATTTTTATTGGCTGTGCGGCCGTGGCTGATTATCGTGCAGAGACGATTTCTGACGCCAAAATTAAAAAGCAAGGCGATGAATTAACACTAAAAATGGTGAAAAACCCGGATATCGTTGCTGGTGTCGCCGCACTGAAAAGCCATCGACCTTACGTTGTTGGGTTTGCCGCAGAAACGAATAATGTGGAAGAATATGCCCGGCAAAAACGTACCCGCAAAAACCTCGATTTGATTTGCGCGAACGACGTATCGCTGGCCACACAAGGATTTAACAGCGACAGCAACGCACTGCACCTTTTCTGGCAGGATGGAGATAAAGTCTTACCGCTTGCGCGCAAGGAACTCCTGGGCCAACAATTACTGGACGAGATCGTTACCCGTTATGATGAAAAAAATCGACGTTAA
- the dut gene encoding dUTP diphosphatase, with protein sequence MMKKIDVKILDPRVGEQFPLPTYATSGSAGLDLRACLDDAVELAPGATTLIPTGLAIHIADPSLAAVILPRSGLGHKHGVVLGNLVGLIDSDYQGQLMVSVWNRGQDSFTIEPGERIAQMVFIPVVQAEFNLVADFDATDRGEGGFGHSGRK encoded by the coding sequence ATGATGAAAAAAATCGACGTTAAGATTCTGGACCCGCGCGTTGGCGAGCAATTCCCGCTGCCAACGTATGCCACCTCCGGCTCTGCCGGTCTTGACCTGCGCGCCTGTCTCGATGACGCCGTAGAACTGGCACCGGGCGCAACCACCCTGATCCCGACTGGCCTGGCAATTCACATCGCTGACCCGTCACTGGCGGCAGTGATCCTGCCACGCTCTGGCCTGGGCCATAAGCATGGCGTCGTGCTGGGTAACCTGGTCGGCCTGATCGACTCCGACTATCAGGGGCAGTTGATGGTATCCGTCTGGAACCGTGGTCAGGACAGCTTTACCATCGAACCGGGCGAACGTATCGCGCAGATGGTGTTTATACCCGTAGTGCAGGCAGAATTTAACCTGGTGGCAGACTTTGATGCCACCGACCGTGGCGAAGGCGGCTTCGGCCATTCCGGGCGTAAATAA
- the slmA gene encoding nucleoid occlusion factor SlmA: protein MAEKQTAKRNRREEILQSLALMLESSDGSQRITTAKLAASVGVSEAALYRHFPSKTRMFDSLIEFIEDSLITRINLILKDEKDTTARLRLIVLLILGFGERNPGLTRILTGHALMFEQDRLQGRINQLFERIEAQLRQVLREKKMREGEGYVTDETLLASQILAFCEGMLSRFVRSEFKYRPTDDFDARWPLVAAQLQ, encoded by the coding sequence ATGGCAGAAAAACAAACCGCGAAAAGGAACCGTCGCGAAGAAATACTTCAGTCTCTGGCTCTGATGCTTGAATCCAGCGATGGCAGCCAACGCATCACTACCGCAAAACTGGCGGCCTCCGTAGGCGTGTCCGAGGCGGCGTTGTATCGTCATTTCCCAAGCAAAACGCGGATGTTCGATAGCCTGATTGAGTTTATTGAAGACAGCCTGATCACACGCATCAACCTGATTCTGAAAGACGAAAAGGACACCACCGCTCGTCTGCGTCTGATTGTGCTGTTAATTCTGGGTTTTGGTGAACGCAATCCGGGTTTAACCCGTATCCTGACCGGTCACGCGCTGATGTTTGAGCAGGACAGACTGCAGGGCCGAATTAACCAGCTTTTTGAGCGTATTGAAGCGCAGTTGCGCCAGGTACTGCGCGAGAAGAAAATGCGTGAAGGCGAAGGTTATGTCACTGACGAAACGCTGTTGGCAAGCCAGATCCTGGCGTTTTGCGAAGGGATGCTTTCCCGCTTTGTGCGTAGCGAATTCAAATACCGTCCAACGGACGATTTTGACGCCCGCTGGCCGTTAGTGGCTGCTCAGTTGCAGTAA
- the pyrE gene encoding orotate phosphoribosyltransferase, giving the protein MKSYQRQFIEFALNKQVLKFGEFTLKSGRKSPYFFNAGLFNTGRDLALLGRFYAEALVDSGIDFDLLFGPAYKGIPIATTTAVALAEHHDRDVPYCFNRKEAKTHGEGGNLVGSALQGRVMLVDDVITAGTAIRESMEIIQANGATLAGVLISLDRQERGRGEISAIQEVERDYGCKVTSIITLKDLIAYLEEKPEMADHLAAVRKYREEFGV; this is encoded by the coding sequence ATGAAATCGTATCAGCGCCAGTTTATTGAGTTTGCGCTTAACAAGCAGGTACTTAAGTTTGGCGAGTTTACGCTGAAATCCGGGCGTAAGAGCCCTTATTTCTTCAACGCCGGGCTGTTTAATACCGGGCGCGATCTGGCACTGTTAGGCCGTTTCTATGCCGAAGCGCTGGTGGATTCCGGGATTGATTTCGACCTGCTGTTCGGCCCGGCCTACAAAGGGATTCCGATTGCGACTACCACCGCGGTAGCGCTGGCGGAACACCATGACCGCGATGTACCGTACTGCTTCAACCGTAAAGAGGCTAAAACTCACGGTGAAGGCGGCAACCTGGTGGGCAGCGCACTGCAGGGCCGCGTCATGCTGGTGGATGATGTGATTACCGCAGGTACGGCGATTCGCGAATCGATGGAGATTATCCAGGCTAATGGCGCTACGCTTGCTGGCGTGCTGATTTCTCTGGATCGTCAGGAACGTGGACGCGGCGAAATCTCCGCCATTCAGGAAGTGGAGCGCGATTACGGCTGTAAAGTGACGTCAATTATCACTCTGAAAGACCTGATTGCGTATCTGGAAGAGAAGCCTGAAATGGCGGACCATCTCGCTGCGGTGCGTAAGTATCGCGAAGAGTTTGGCGTGTAA
- the rph gene encoding ribonuclease PH has product MRPAGRSANQVRPVTLTRNYTKHAEGSVLVEFGDTKVLCTASIEEGVPRFLKGQGQGWITAEYGMLPRATHTRNAREAAKGKQGGRTMEIQRLIARALRAAVDLKTLGEFTITLDCDVIQADGGTRTASITGACVALADALNKLVAAGKLKTNPMKGMVAAVSVGIVNGEALCDLEYVEDSAAETDMNVVMTEDGRIIEVQGTAEGEPFTHEELLTLLALARGGIESIVTTQKAALEN; this is encoded by the coding sequence ATGCGTCCAGCAGGTCGTAGCGCCAATCAGGTGCGTCCCGTCACCCTGACCCGTAACTATACAAAACACGCTGAAGGCTCCGTGCTGGTTGAGTTTGGTGACACCAAAGTGCTGTGCACCGCCTCTATTGAAGAAGGCGTTCCACGTTTCCTGAAAGGCCAGGGCCAGGGCTGGATCACTGCCGAATACGGCATGCTCCCACGTGCGACCCATACCCGTAACGCCCGCGAAGCGGCGAAGGGTAAGCAGGGCGGTCGTACCATGGAGATCCAGCGTCTTATTGCGCGTGCGCTGCGCGCCGCTGTTGACCTGAAAACGCTCGGTGAATTCACTATCACTCTCGATTGCGACGTGATCCAGGCCGATGGCGGTACGCGCACGGCATCAATCACCGGCGCTTGCGTTGCGCTGGCGGATGCCCTGAACAAGCTGGTTGCTGCCGGTAAGCTGAAAACCAACCCGATGAAAGGAATGGTTGCCGCGGTCTCCGTGGGTATCGTGAACGGTGAAGCGCTTTGCGACCTGGAATACGTGGAAGACTCCGCCGCCGAAACCGACATGAACGTGGTGATGACCGAAGATGGTCGCATTATCGAGGTGCAGGGTACGGCAGAAGGCGAGCCGTTCACCCATGAAGAGCTTCTTACCTTGCTGGCGTTGGCCCGAGGGGGAATCGAATCCATTGTAACGACGCAGAAGGCGGCGTTAGAAAATTGA